CGGATCAACAGAACGTGCCGATCCGCTACACCCCGTTCACGCTTTCCTACAGCGGTTTCCGCGCCGCCGAATCCTCGCAGTCCGCTATCGACCTGAGCCTGGCCGGCGCCTCGCGCAGCTTCTTCAGCATCGGCAGCCAGGACAAGGAGTTCAACGAGAAGCGCTGGCTGGCCAATCCGAGCTTTCTGGTGTTCAAGGGCAACCTGAGCCATACCCAGGACATTTACCGCGATTGGCAGGCCATGGGCCGCCTCTCGTTCCAGTTCGCCTCCGGCCCGCTGGTGTCGAACGAGCAATTCTCCGCCGGCGGCGCGACCAGCGTGCGCGGCTACTACGCGGCCGAACGCACCGGCGACGCCGGCTACCTGCTGAGCGCCGAACTGCGCACCCCGTCCATCGCCCCCTGGCTGGGCGGAGCGGTCAGCGAGTGGCGCTTTTACGCCTTCGCAGACACCGCCGGCACGCGCCTGCTCCAGCCGCTGCCCGAGCAGACCAGCCATTACCAGCTGGCCAGCGTCGGCCTCGGCACCCGCATGCGGCTGCGCGACTGGCTTTCCGCCGGCCTCGACTGGGCGTATCCGCTGCGCGACGGCTCCAACACGAAAAAATACGACCCGCTGCTGAATTTCAACCTACGCGCCAGTTATTGATCAACACAGAGCCATTCCGGAGTCCTTCACGATGTTACGCACACTCCCCTGCTTGCTTGTCTTGATGATGAGCATTCTCTTGCCCTCGCTGTCTTTCGCCGCGGACTGGTGGCAGGAAGACTGGAAGTTTCGCAAACAGATTTTCATCGACACCACGCCCAAGGGCGGCAACATCAGCGCGCCGGTCGGCCGCGCGCCGGTCCTGATGCGGCTGCACTCGGGCAATTTTTCCTTTGACGGCGCCAATGAAAAAGGAAGCGACCTGCGTTTCGTCGCCGCGGACGGCAAGACCGTGCTCAATCACCAGATCGAGAGTTTCAACCCAGCGCTGGGCATGGCCACCGTCTGGGTGGACGTGCCTGCGATCAAGCCGGGCGAGCGCCAGGAAATCTGGATGTACTACGGCAACAAGGCCGCGCCGGACGCCGCCAACGGCCAGTCCGTGTTTGATCCCAATTACGTCCTGGTCTATCACTTCGGCGGCGGCGCCGACGCCATGCCGCGCGACGCAACCGCGTATGCCAACCACGCCCAGAAGGCTGTCGGCGCAGCCACGGACGGCGTGATCGGCCGCGCGCTGCAACTGGCCGGCCAGCCGCTGATCTTGCCGGCCTCCCCTTCGCTGGCTGTGCCGGCCGGCGGCGAATTCACCTTCAGCGCCTGGCTGCGCGTCGCCCAGCCCAAGGGCACGCAGCTGATCTATGCCCGCCGCGACGCCGGCAATGCGCTGCTGATCGGCTTGAATCAGGGCGCGCCTTTCGTTGAAATCAACGGCCAACGCAGCGGCCCGGCGCAAGCGCTCGCCGCCGGCGCCTGGCAGCATCTGGCTGTGACCGCCCGCGGCCAGCAGGTGCAGCTGTTCGTCAACGGCCATCCGGCCGCGTCGCTCGCGGCCGCCTTGCCTGCGTTCTCATCCGCGGCGGCCATCGGCGGCGATGCGCCGACAGCCAATAGTGCGACGGCGTCCAGCTTTGCGCCGTTCAGCGGCGCGATCGCTGAAGTGCGCATCTCCAAGGTGGCGCGCCCCGAGCCGCTGATCCTGGCCGACGCCATATCCCAAGGCAAGGAATCCCGCCTGCTGCAATACGGCGCCGACGAGGAGCAAGCCGGTTTCGGCTTCGCCGGCCTGACCTTCCTGATCAAGGCGGTGCCCTTCGATGCCTGGATCGTGCTGGCCATCCTGGCGTTCATGATGGCGCAGACCTGGAGCATCATGATCGTGAAATTCCGCCGCACCAAACGCTTGCAGACGGCCAACGACGCCTTCCGCGAAGCGTTCTCCCGCGTCGGCATGCATCTGGAAATGCTGGCCGACGACGCCCGCGCCGAGGGCGCGCTCAACAACGCCTCGCTGTGGCGCTTGTACGCCGCCGCGGTCAATGAGCTGCGCATCCGCCGCCAGCAAGGGGCCGACACCACGCTGATCTCCAGCGCGACCATTGAAGCGATCCGGGTTTCCATGGATGCCGTGCGCACCCGGGAAACCCTGGAACTGGGCTCCCGCCTGGGCACCCTGTCCAACGCCATCGCCGGCGGCCCCTACATCGGCCTGCTCGGCACCGTGCTCGGCATCATGGTGGTGTTCCTCGGCACCGCGATGGCCGGCGACGTGAACATCAACGCGATCGCGCCGGGCATGGCCGCGGCGCTCATGGCGACGGCGGCCGGCCTGTTCGTCGCGATTCCCGCCCTGTTTGGCTACAACCGCATCATCGCCCGCAACAAGGAAATCGGCGCGGACATGCGGGTTTTCGTCGATGAGTTCGTGGCCCGGCTGGCCGAGGCGCATGGAGAAGGCCAGTCCATGGAAATCGCACGCATGCAGCTGCGCGCCAGCGCTGCCGCCGCTCCCGCCACCGCGACTGAATAAGGAGAGACGAGATGGCTTCCGTTTCCTCGCAAAACGACGGCGACGACGATATGCCCGTCGACGGCATCAACATCACGCCGCTGGTCGATGTGCTGATGGTGGTGCTGGTGATGTTCATCCTCACCGCCACCGCGCAGATCGCCGGCATCAAGGTGAACCTGCCCAAGGCCTCCTCGTCGACGGCCTTGTCGCAGCCCAAGACCAAGGCGATTTCGATCAACGACGCCGGCGCGGTGTTCCTCGATGCCTATCCGGTCACGCTGCCCGAGCTGGAAGACAGGTTGCGCGCAGAGAAGGCGCTCAATCCGGACTTTCCGATCATCGTGCGCGGCGACGCGGTGGTGCAATACCAGAAGGTCGTCGAGGTTCTCGATCTGCTGCGCCGCCTGGAACTGTCGCAAGTCGGTCTGGTGACCGGCAAGCCGAACTGAACGCGAGTGATGCCGTGACTGATTGCAAAACCTATCCGCCGAACGACGACGGTCTTGGCGATCTGTTCTCGAAACCGGCGCCGCCCCCGCCGCGGCGCATGAAAAACCTTGCGCTGGGCGTGGCCGCCCTGGCGGCGATAGCCGTGGCGGCCTATCTGGTCTGGCAGTGGGCCAGCAGCATCGCCAGCGTGCAGCGCAAGCCGCCGGAACTGACGACGATCATTCCGCTGCCGCCTCCGCCAGCGCCGCCGCCCAAACCGGAAACGCCGCCTCCGCCGGATAAAAAGATGGTCGAGCCGGAACCGGTTCCGGTGCCTTCAGAGGCGCCGAAACCGGCGGAGGAAGCGCCGCCGAAACCGGCCGACACCACCGCCGACCCGATGCAGATGAACGCCGATGCGCAGTCCGGCAGCGACGCATTCAACATCGGCGCCGGCACCGGGCACGGCTTGGCCGGCTCCGGAGGCGGCGGACGCATAGGCAACGCCACCTACGGCCAATACCTCGGCTATGCGCTGCAAAAGACGCTGCGCGAAACCGACAGCACCCGGCTGCTGGTGTACCGGATGAACGTCGACCTCTGGATCAGCCGCGAAGGACAGGTGACGCGCGTCGAAATGGCGCAGTCGAGCGGCGACAAAGACATCGACGAGAAAGTGCTGGCCGTGCTGCGGCGCACCGTGTTCGACCAGCGTCCGACCACGAGCACCACCATGCCGGTCAAGGTGGCGCTGACCAGCCGCCGGCCTTCGTGAATGCAAGCTAAAGGCAAACCCTGATTTCCCTGTGGAGCAGATGAACATGATTTTCCAACCCACCCGGCTGGCCAGCATGCTGGCGATCGCCCTGACCTTCGGCGCCGTCCAGGCGCCCGCCTATGCCAACGCGGGCGACAAAGGCGACGTCACAGTCGAGTTGATCGAGCTATTGGTGCAGACCGGCGTGCTCAAAAAAGAACAGGCCGACGCCCTGCTGAAGCGCGCCCAGGCCAATGCCTTGGCTAAAACCACGCCGCCGGCCGCCGACCTCGGCGCTGCGCTCGCGCAGCCTGGCGATGTGCGCGTGCCCTATATTTCTCCGACGGTGCGCAAGCAGATCCAGCAAGAAGTGAAGGCGGAA
The Chromobacterium sp. IIBBL 290-4 DNA segment above includes these coding regions:
- a CDS encoding energy transducer TonB, encoding MTDCKTYPPNDDGLGDLFSKPAPPPPRRMKNLALGVAALAAIAVAAYLVWQWASSIASVQRKPPELTTIIPLPPPPAPPPKPETPPPPDKKMVEPEPVPVPSEAPKPAEEAPPKPADTTADPMQMNADAQSGSDAFNIGAGTGHGLAGSGGGGRIGNATYGQYLGYALQKTLRETDSTRLLVYRMNVDLWISREGQVTRVEMAQSSGDKDIDEKVLAVLRRTVFDQRPTTSTTMPVKVALTSRRPS
- a CDS encoding DUF2341 domain-containing protein gives rise to the protein MLRTLPCLLVLMMSILLPSLSFAADWWQEDWKFRKQIFIDTTPKGGNISAPVGRAPVLMRLHSGNFSFDGANEKGSDLRFVAADGKTVLNHQIESFNPALGMATVWVDVPAIKPGERQEIWMYYGNKAAPDAANGQSVFDPNYVLVYHFGGGADAMPRDATAYANHAQKAVGAATDGVIGRALQLAGQPLILPASPSLAVPAGGEFTFSAWLRVAQPKGTQLIYARRDAGNALLIGLNQGAPFVEINGQRSGPAQALAAGAWQHLAVTARGQQVQLFVNGHPAASLAAALPAFSSAAAIGGDAPTANSATASSFAPFSGAIAEVRISKVARPEPLILADAISQGKESRLLQYGADEEQAGFGFAGLTFLIKAVPFDAWIVLAILAFMMAQTWSIMIVKFRRTKRLQTANDAFREAFSRVGMHLEMLADDARAEGALNNASLWRLYAAAVNELRIRRQQGADTTLISSATIEAIRVSMDAVRTRETLELGSRLGTLSNAIAGGPYIGLLGTVLGIMVVFLGTAMAGDVNINAIAPGMAAALMATAAGLFVAIPALFGYNRIIARNKEIGADMRVFVDEFVARLAEAHGEGQSMEIARMQLRASAAAAPATATE
- a CDS encoding biopolymer transporter ExbD, with the protein product MASVSSQNDGDDDMPVDGINITPLVDVLMVVLVMFILTATAQIAGIKVNLPKASSSTALSQPKTKAISINDAGAVFLDAYPVTLPELEDRLRAEKALNPDFPIIVRGDAVVQYQKVVEVLDLLRRLELSQVGLVTGKPN